The following proteins are encoded in a genomic region of Arachis stenosperma cultivar V10309 chromosome 4, arast.V10309.gnm1.PFL2, whole genome shotgun sequence:
- the LOC130976925 gene encoding uncharacterized protein LOC130976925, with protein MSLRIKAVVDKFVQELKEALDADIQDRIMKEREMQSYIEEREREVAEREAAWKAELSRREAEIARQEARLKMERDNLEKEKSVLMGTASNQDNQDGALEITVSGEKYRCLRFAKAKK; from the exons ATGTCTCTTCGTATAAAGGCTGTGGTAGATAAGTTTGTTCAAGAGTTGAAAGAAGCATTAGATGCTGATATTCAAGATAGGATCATGAAGGAGAGAGAGATGCAAAGTTATATTGAAGAGCGTGAGCGTGAAGTAGCAGAGCGTGAAGCTGCATGGAAGGCTGAACTTTCTCGTCGTGAG GCAGAGATTGCGCGTCAAGAGGCAAGGCTGAAGATGGAAAGAGACAACCTTGAGAAAGAAAAAAGTGTCTTAATGGGAACTGCCTCAAATCAAGATAACCAAGATGGAGCTCTTGAAATTACAGTGAGCGGCGAAAAGTACAGATGCCTTAGATTCGCCAAGGCAAAGAAATGA